CTAATTCTTAAAAGAAACAATTGTAAATCATTTTCTCAAAGAAGTGTATACAATCCAATCAAATACGTACAATTACTCATTTCTTTTTTACTTGAAATTCATATAGCATTCGTTTAATAAGTCACGAAGTCACCTCGCACCCATGCTTGTAATTCGTGCACGTTTGTTGTATCTTGTTGGAGTTATTTGCCAAAGGTTGAAATTCGTTGTTATAAGTTGCCCACAATCACAAGGCACGAAAAAATACAATACCAACAATTATAGCTAAAATAATTGTCCATCTATTGTGGAATCTAGTGCACAACAACCATGTGAACTTATTAAAATAATTTTTCTCCCTGGAGAGCGTACCTCAATAGATGTCAAACAATGGACAATACGCATAGAAGAGGCATCCCAGTTACGACGATTTGTGTAGATTTTGTGGGGATCATATTGAAACAGTAGTTCATATCTGTATTTGCTTGTTTGGGATATTAGTTCTCTTGATTCTATCCTAACCCTTGTCTTGATGCTACTCACCACAGTTAATGATACTATCAGTTTCTTTGTAAAtcaaaaattatagaaaactatCGACAACTTTTTACGCATAAGATCGTTGTTGTCACTCACAAAATACATGTAAAAGATATACTCTTTTCAAAGGAAGACACCAAACATTTATCTTTACCTTGTTTGCATTTTTGTTCAAGTTGTGTATTATGTATGTTATTCTCAGCAGTTAAGTTTCGGGGGAAAAGAAAAAGATACGTAATAAAATGGGAAATTGCATGAAAATTATATTAAAATCTTGAATCAAAGAAAAATGAGAAATTAACTATTTAATGGCATGTCCTTGACAGACACAGACTAGTTTGATAAAGGATTAAGGACATGTCCCATGAACAACACCACACCGCTTTCCTCCTCTCTTATAATGACCATGAAAGGATGATCTGCCACAAAATCAACTGGACGAGAATTAGTCACCACAACAGTAACAGTAGAAGCAGCCGCTTCAGTTGCTTTTtcatcaatttcaacaaaacaCTCGTGAAAAACCCCTGAAATAAAAGTATTCCCATTTACCATCTGAAGATTAACCATCTCAGTCAGCTCTGCCTTAGATTCATCAAAAGGTGAAACTACTCCTGCTTTCTCTAgaactctttttgcttcaaaatcaaaacaaattttAAACTTGGGAATCTTGAATTCTCTTGTTGGAACCTTACTACAATAATCTGATGAGAGATATTGATTCAAAAAAGAAGGATCGGAGATCGCCATTTCTATAAATTCACTGAGCCCATCACGTTGCTCGGGTAAAATTACGTACATAGAAAAATGAGGAGGGATTTTCCCATCCCTTTGATATGGGAGTCGCAATACTTTAAAGCTATCATAACAACTAATATATTGATCGCCTGGAGATGACATGAAGGGAACGTCTACTGATTGTTTTCCATTGAGGAGATGAAACTTTGAAATCTTAGTTTTTGATGGTTCAAATTGTTTATACCAACTTCCTTTGAAATAGAGTGCATTCGCCAATATAAATTGTGTACATTCATTGACTGCATTAACAGGTAGAAGACCTTTAATTAATCCATTGGTTTCCTTTTCAGCCCATGTGTtcaccttcttcagcacttggcTGCTCTAGCGTCCGTGCATTAAATAGTTACAACGGCGAAACAATGAAAATAGAACATAAAACCAACAgaaaaaaactcaaaacaaaGTACTAGAAATATAACGATTTTCTTACCTGATTTAAGAAGTCCACAGTTTCGGCTTCCGCTTTGTAAACTGCACGAGCAACTTCTTGGAATGAAGGATTTATAGAACACGTTGATTTATCAATCCAAACACCGCCAACGAAAGACAGTTTAGGTCCGGTTTGTGTCTTTCTCAACAACTTGTCAATGAGTTGAGAATTAACAGAATTTGAAGTGCTGAGGCTTTCAGAATTAAGGAAGCCTAATATCTGTTTTAATGTTTCTCCTCTTGCTCCAGAAGCTAGTAAACCTAGAGCGTTGTTGATTGAGAATGGAGAGTACACCAAATTCTTGTTCTTCGATTCGTTTAACCAAAGATCTTGGACTAGTTTCATGCTAGGATTAAAACTCTTTGCAGGAAGGTCATCACCCCATGCAATGGGTTTTGAAGAGAAAAAAGTttttgttaaggatcgagcaagagagaggagagcataaacgcggaagcataaaagactacattgataataattcggtgtcaactttcatggctcaacagcctatttatattgttcacaaacttgacgaccactcaaggcacgTTCCTAattaactaagatcaaactctaaacatagacactttcctaacataaaccaAACTCTAAAATAGAACTCTTCTAGACCTCTCTTGAAGTATAACTCCAACTAACCTAAATTATATCTCCTAATTATAGTCTCCTATATTATTtactaataccctccctcaagatggagcatgtagatcacgaatgcccatcttggacaaaagaaatttaacttcagttttattcttcttttttttttcaacacttttgtgaaaaaaaatcttcagatcgtagtttaaggacgtttcggtccccttcgtagtttaaggacatttcggtctcaTCTtcttagtttaaggacattacggtccccttcgtagtttaaggacatctttcggtcctcttcgtagtttaaggacgtttctgTCCTCTTCATTTCTTCGgtagaatactttttgtactcttggtttcttggtttcttcgatagaatactttgtgtactctctcgacaactcataggattttaacctactatttttgttctttttctcatcacctcttggtgatttttttttttcttcacaacatgaatgttgtttcttcttctcttgttccagtcacgcttttgttgcgaaaccttcacagttcttttttttaagattctctcacaatctttctcttgttatgcttctgccacaagcaataactaacacaaagtctgccacactttgtaggatttccaaatttctgccacaaactcttcaatcaccatGTTTCTGCCACAAATTCTTCAATAACACTTAACTGTCCTTGAATCACACTGTTGTTCGTAACAATTCTCGCAACTGTGCATTTACCTTTGTAACACCCATTATGTTCCCAGTAACACTTCTGTCCAACTGTGACAATTATTCAGTCACGCTTCTGTATCAatcaaccaatttttttttaactctcGTCTTGTCCCTTGGTGTAGACATACATGGACACAGTTTGCACTAGGTTTTGGAGCAGCAACATACGTCTTATTTCCATAGAACCATCGTGATCAACACGACTTCTCGAGCTCCAACTTCAGTCACGTTCTTTCCATAACCTCCAATCATCATCATAACCTCATCGTTTCTCAACATCACACAGAAGCAACAGTTCTTTTCACGGGTTTGATTAAACCAATCTCACATAAAGCTCCAACTTATTCTTATGTCGATTCAGCAAACAAACCCATTCCGTCTGTTTTCTTTTAACCTGACTACGGAACATGGCACCGAACGCAACCAGAACTAATCGATTGCCATTGACCAACATCAGGTCCTCGGTTTGGTTTTCCGTTACAAAACTCACCCAAACTTCCTTTGTTGTTCTCTAATCTAGAAAAAATCCTTCTCATCTGCTTAAACAACTACTCAGCTTTCATCATTCATCTTCAATATCATCGGTAGCAATTATCTTCCATCACCGATGATCAATTACCATCCAACCATGTTTGCTTgccaatcttcagtcttcattcATTCTCTGATCTTTGCGTCGAACTCTTCTCATCAAAAACACCGGTAACACTTCTCTGTAACTTTGCGCAGCAACTTCAACTTCTCTTTGGATGAAAAACTTCTCtaactctttctccttctcctctctcttcctctcaccttgctctgataccatgttaaggatcgagcaagagagaggagagcataaacgcggaagcataaaagactacattgataataattcggtgtcaactttcatggctcaacagcctatttatattgttcacaaacttgacgaccactcaaggcactttcctaactaatatcaaactctaaacatagacactttcctaacataaaccaaactctaaaatagaactcttctagaactCTCTTGAAGTATAACTCCAACTAACCTAAATTATATCTCCTAATTATagtctcctatattatttcctaatatttCCTAATAGCTTTCCTTAGATTCGATCATGAATGACCTAGATAGATCCGTGAGCTCGATTGAACTATTTTTGACTTTAGTATCTGATTCATGCCTATGATCCTAGGAAAACCTAATCTAGAGCAAGTTAATTAACTAAAGGTGTAAAAGTTGCCGGCCGACAGAACTAGAGCAAGAAGAGAACACGATGTATTAAATAACCCTAAAATTAACACGCTAACAGGTAGGCTAACAAGTCCAGTATCCCATAACGAATGCATCCATGGGCTCCCTTACTCTCAGACGAAACAAAGCAGGTCACCGGGTAGGCGGGTATTTTGTACACCTAATTGCACGCGAAACTCCAATCCCACCATGAGAGGCTTAACGTCAAATTTTGGAAAGATTTTCAGTAGCATACCGCCAGCTTTTGATGGaataaattacttatggtgaaaaatagaTCCTAGATAGATATGGTCAGGGCCGGCCCTCCCATATAATCAAGGTAAGCCTTGCTTGGGGACACCAAAACAAAAGGCCACAATTATTTTGTTCTTACATTAGTATAATGTGAGCTAAAATGAATGATAAGTATATTTTAATGTGATTACATATTTAAAAAAAGATCGAAAATTAATTAGCtaactaaaaatatttggagatgAATAATGAATAATTTATCTACTTTTAAACATGATATTTTCTTTAAACGGATATTTTGATAACTATCGAAATTAAATAGATATATATGTACGAATATATATTCGACAAACTGATATAAGTAAATGTTCTTCTTATGTAATTTCATATGGTCGCTCCTTCCTGCAAGCCTGTGATTTCCAAACATGGATGAGGGTAGTCAAGGGCTATTTTCTTCCGACAGCTTTCACGAATTCATTTTGCACCCATACTTTTTTGCAGGTGATAGATTTTTATATGGGCAGGACTAATCTTGCTCCTACTTGTTGTTAACAGAATCTATTTAATCTTTAAACTTGGAGAATCTTAAAACCAGACTAGCTAGAACTCacacatagaaattctgcacagtATCGTGTACGCCTATACAAATTGGCCGATATAAGAAAAATTCATCTATAGGCAAGAAAGAAAAGTTGTGACTTTTGTAATTTTCATACAGAGATAATTCAGAAGACACGATATTATAAAACAAAACTTCAAGAGAAACTAGTAaggaaacacaagaaaaacaacttGAACTGTACAGTAGAACTTGACCCTGGTACATTGTGAATCAACTTCTCAAAAAGAATATTCAATTCACTTCCTTCAAAATGCTTTTCCAGCAATAGCCAAAGAAGAAATAGCACCAGTGCTAAATCATGTCAAATTCAAAATAGTAGTCTAGGTTATTGTTTTATCAGCTAGATTTGGAATTTTTTCTTGTTATACTCGTCCTTTAATCGGGTCAGCATGCCACATTTTTTGCTTGCAACGGAAAAGCTTACAGAAAATCCTAGCAACATCCTTAAAGGGCAAAACAGAGTTAATTCAAAAGCTGATTTGAAGTTAAAATTTGCCTACCCAAAAGGGAAAataagaaagaaaggaaaaactaGTACAGACCCACTAGTAATAACACCGTCTACTCCGTGAAAACCATATGCTTGACTTGCTCCATGAATTTGTCGCAATTTTCGCGTCTACATTTGGTCTTGGAAAATTATACTGCTATATATTTATGTTCAGGTCCTCCAGACTTTTGCCGCTATCCCATGTTTCATCCCTACTCCAATTACAATCCGACACATTTAACAGAATTCTACCAACCCAACCATTTAGTTGATGTAAATCCAAATGCTCTCATCCATTTGGCTGCTACACATCCAAATGACTAGTCCCAGGGCCTCCAGCCATTACTGCCTCCCGCAGTATCCACAAGTGATTCATTCTCAACCGGCTTTTCCAGCTTAAGCTGCGGCAAATTCCACTGACTATCCGCCCCATTTGGTTGCTGGAAACTCAAACACTCACCCCAGCCATTATGCCTCAGACCATCCACCAGATTTCGTTGCTGCACATCCGAAAGCTTATCCCACCCACTTGGCTGCTGCACATCCAAATGACTAGCCCAGGGCCTCCAGCCATTACTGCCTCTGGCAATATCCACAGGTAATCTATTTTCAGCCAGCTTTTGCCGCTTAAGCTGCGGCAAATTCAACCGACTATCCGCCCCATTTGGTTGCTGCGAAATCAAATCCTTATCCCAGCCATTATGCAACAGACCATCCACCAGACTTGGTTGCTGCACACCCGAAAGCTTATCCCACCCCCAGGGCCTCCAGCCATTACTGTCTCTGGCAATATCCACCGGTAATTTATTTTCGGCCAGCTTTTGCCGCTTAAGCTGCGGCAAATTCAACCGACTATCCACCCCATTTGGTTGCTGCGAAATCAAATCCTTATGCCAGCCATTATGCCACAGACCATCCACCAGACTTGGTTGCTGCACACCCGAAAGCTTATCCTACCCACTTGGCTGCTGCACAACCGAATGACTAGTCCAGGGCCTCCAGCCTTCACTGTCACTAGCATCATCCACAGGTAATCCATTTCTAACTAGCTTTTGCAGATTTGATAATTTGGAAACCAAATGAGAACCGACATATACTGTCTTTTCCTGTTCTTGGGATTTCTTTAGTTCTGCTGTCTCCGACTTCACTTCATTCATGAACTCGGTCCTCTCCTTCCTTCCAAGCATAATTTCTTCATTCACTTTTTGTTCAAGTGCATTAACTCGATTACTTAGTCCCTCCACTTTGTTGTTCATTAAAAGAACAGAATCAATCAACCTCTCCAGAAGAGTATCTAACTTCGTATTCTTCCTAGCCCAACTTGGCATGCTACCACTGCACCtactaccatcatcatcatcagacgAAATGCATACCCTCTTCATTTTACCAGATACTCTTTTTCTTGGGTGTTTTCCTCTGTGCACTATCTCTTTATATCCCTATCTATAGTGAAACTGGGAAACTGCGGAATTTAGATGTTAAAATTGATTTAGTATCCGTAATTCAAATGTTTGTAGATTCATAAGCAGGATCATACAAGAACAACACGGAACACCTTAAAAGGCAAACTAAAAATGCAGCTGAACCAAAATCTAAGGATTACAATATTATAAACATTCTTTGGTTTGATGGCGACTCTACTCTTCCCAAATTCATATCCATCCATCAATAAGCATATATAGGCTAAGAAATTCTACTAAGCAGATTGAGAATAAAGATTTTGGAGTAAAACAAAAATGGAAAATAATAAGCGCAGTAGCAGTTCTTGAAGAAATGAAAAAAGGCAGTAAAGTAGACGTTATCGTATTAGATCAAACCCTGCTAGATGAAATGCACAGAATATATTTCTGAACCTCACCAGAGCTATCCCTCAATAACCAAGTTGCTTATCCTCTACTACACCCCAAGCTCAAACTAGGAAATGGTAAAAGGTCTATTTGGAAAATGTGATCAGACATTCATTATAAAGTCTCACCACAAGATCCAAATTGTTTAAAAAAGTGTATGCAGTCTACCAAAATTTGTAATATTCCATCAATTATATTCGAGTATCAACATTAACATTAATCTCAAGAAAAAATTATTTTACAACCAACAGAAAGATTATACACATGTGCACACGGTTGACCTGTGTAGCTATGATTATACAAAAATGCAAGAGCTCTATGGTACAATGGTATTGTACAATCAATTGCATTGGCTGTTGGGGGATGATTGTGTAGTTAAGCGAGGCATGCTTATAAGTGTCCTCTAAAGCCAATTCTAGCTACATTTGATGCACCAGGAAACATGGTATACTAGTATAGAGTATAAGCATTTCGAAGAGATTAGAGATATCATTGACGGTCTATTATGCAACTTGAACATCCCCATTGAACCAGCTTGATGGTTCCAGGCCGCAACAAACAGCCAAAACATATAAATGCAATGATACAAGGTAAATGCCACATCAGTCAAAACCATTTTAAGGGAATGCAGCTTTTGACCACTTCCAACCACACCATTCTCTTATTCCATATTCACCACACAAGCATACACACTGCAGAATGTAACTTAAACACAAATATAGAGTTCTTGCAAGGACATACCGTGTTCTGTCTAAGAGGGGCTCTAAGAGTGAGCTTAAAAACTCAAGCCCCCTCCATCTGCTTTCTCAATCCCACCCCCATCATCATTCAATAAAACAAACACCACAACCTGGAACACAAGCACCAAACAAAATTGGTTCCAAATTACATACCCATTAAACAAAAAATTGAATTCATTGTAGGAAATTTAGAAACCATGCTCAATCTTTGATAAACATTCATTAAGAAGAGAATCTCATCGATTGGAAAGAATGATAAATTAACCCTAATTCAATTTCCCAGAAACAAATTAAGAAATCAAGCAATCATGGTAATTACGACCTACCCAGATTATGAATTGAAATAATGAAATCAATCATCAAATCAAATAATGGAATTAGGGTAGAAGAAATTTTAAAAAACGAAAACCAGTAAGGAGGATCCCTACCTCTCAGTCGCTAGACCAACAATTGACAGCCTTAAATCGACAAACCCCAAAGATTTGTTTTAGCTGCAATTCTTATTTTGGACAGGAAAAAGAAAGAGCAGAAGAGTGAAAGTGAAAGTGAAAGTGAAAGTGAAAGTAAAACTGAAACTGAGTTTTGAGGTTAGATTTTTTCTTATGAAATGTTAACGGTTGTGATGATGGAATAGGAAAGCCAACCGGGAGTCCTTTTTAGTGGGCATGAACTAAATTGGGCTTATGGGACTTAAAATTCACATgtctaaagcttttgatagagtcGAATGGGAATTTTTCATTTTCGTAATGACAAAAATGGATTTTTCAGAATTTTGGTGTAACTTGGTCTTTAATATCTCTACGACCTCTTTGTCGATTTTGTTAAATGGTCCTCACACGCCCTTCTTTAAACCGTCCCGGGGATTACGGCAGGGAGACTCAATCTCTCCTACTTATTTTTGTTTCTTACTGAAACAATGTCTAGAATTATTATTAACCCTGAAAACTAGGGCCTAataaaagatataaaaattagtaAAAATGCATCATGTATGAGTCACCTTTTATTTGCGGACAATTGTTTAATCTTTTGTGAGGCAAATACAACCTCCAGTAATAATTTAGTTAGACTTTTATCTAATTTTGGGAAAACTTCCGGGCAATTAATTAAACTTAATAAATCGGGAGTCTTTTTTAGTCCAAAAACTAATCCAGACATTAAAAATGTAGTTGCAAAAATATTGGGAGTCAAGGCGATTCCCTTAGACGATAGATATTTAGGAGCccctttatttataaataaatctAAGATCAAGAGTCTTCAACATATAGTAGAAAAAATGTATAGTAGACTCACTGGTTGGAATGGTAAGGACCTAACCACAACCGGAAAAACAGTAATGATAAAAATGGTAATTTCTTCGTTGAGTGTTTACCAAATGAACTGCTTTAGAATACCAAAATAGATTTGAAAAAACTTAACAAAACTTCAAAGAAACTATTGGTAGggaaaatctacaagaaaattggaCTTTAGCGACTATCCATATTCGGTTGGTAGAGGGCCCTTTTTAGTGGCTAGAGCTCTATATCAACTTCAATGGAAACATATATGCTCTATGGCTAAAGGATGCTTTGCTAAAGAGTTGTACCAACCATTAGGTTGGAGTAGATATCTTCCAACTCGATTGAAGCAACCAAAGTTTTCGTTAGAAAAATTTACCACCGACTACTGTCCATCATTggtacaaagttttatttattttgtaatccatatgtattgatagttttgtcactaaaattgacaaagggggaaattgttagagcattgctcggtcgaattcgcatgcgttgctatatcaagcatgtttgtcaatattagtgatcaaaactatatgtcttgatttctagtatacttatgactaagtctcggtctatgatagttaggaatagttgagctccagactccatggcgattatcttgcaaagacgaagaactactcaaggaaccggtggaacttcatccaactaaaaggtatgtggagacttgaactcatcttgtcactcaaaagtctatctactctatctcctactcttgagacaacagtcgtataagtatgatagttttcatacatacacatttgctatttcgagtcgagtttactcgcctatctttttctcgaaatacatgttcgtaagattttgctttaaccatcttcatctttacccgtgacgaaagcatgatgacgtttcaatcttgaaaatagctttgatgaggatagtcgattctttatgtctaacgactgttatgacattatagaagaatgtttcaatgattgaaatgtagagttgagactATGTAACCACCTAAggatgtaagcatttagtgtgttcgcacatttgtgtataaatccatctgctggaaaccaagtgcgtgcatatgtgtgcatgcagtattggttaaggagacaggttgggtatgcgtacccatacacatactggcggaagttcacgtccgtgaaattcgcTGGgtttgaagtttgcgaactcaaaaaccagtcaccttaggtacgtgtacccgtacgcgtactggcggaactttttcacccgaaaaagtctgctgagtttggaaactaaaaccaactcaaaatccggtagcctaggtacgcatacccatacgcgtacccaagctggttatttctcaaatcggtagttcatggacttaaaacaataaattataaggaacgcaatctttccaaaccgtgggtatattgttcatgaattgattcaaatgaatcaaaccgtttttgtttcaattgtgtctatatataaagacctaagcaattgaacaactcttgaaccaGTTCttacgagtcatttgaactagttatgagaaagatgaatacggttgatatgaaagcactcatacggctaaccattggtcaaccatttgtgaaccaaccaatgtacacgtttaggtacggttactcaaacctaaatgaatacatttcatttgtgtgtgacaagctaagtttcgatctaacggttgaaagatattagcttggataaatcaggtttttcatctaacggtgaatattgaatactttgttaccaaggtaactagattgcaaaccctgatttgaaaactatataaggagatgtccagcaactgtgcaaaactaatccccacacctgaaaaagcgggggtctaacaaccacacccaataattcgtttggcaatctgaatggactaactccaatatactttcaagagaatcaactagacagtcagactcaatattaagaaaagtatatcaaagagttttatatctctatctcttgattcaatccgcaatcagcaaataggaatttgcgagcccgattgaatataagtggattagcttgaacggtaccaaagaccaatgttcaagtgtcaatcaattcactcaacaaccctaaggccggatacaagaactgattgatcttaacgtacaaccttgatatttctattatataaataaaatataatgcggaaaagaaataacacagacaccagaattttgttaacgaggaaactgcaaatgcagaaaatcctcgggacctagtccagaacaaacaaacactgattataagctgttacaccaatttcctactaccgagtaaaaaaaaatacaccaatttcctactacctattcggactagatgtaataccttcttcaacacttgtagaactcctagcagaataccgattctctttagaaattcttcacgcaaatcttctagcagaacccgaggttctctttagaagataccacaacacgattgattacgattcaatattttgtttgcacaaaccAGTGGTTTGATTTCCCtgtagatgtaaatcaaggttttggaaatcttgtgtttgtttttgataaaaacaattactaggtaaaagaaatatcaaaacaaacctgtagattagggattattataatcttaataaaaggaagagaaacctaataacccaccacaagaacaactagaataaatctagagatatcttgtttaaaacttcaaaaggatttttacaagataccttaatcgaagttttctttctagattccgatttcgactaacaagtgttggtatacgatcggaaactgaaatctatcaaaacctagggtttatgatcaacaactcttgaatggttttatattagaagagaaaaccttagaatagaaaagaggtgaaaaacctagattacaagttgtacgatcaatcacgaagattaaatccaacttggctttgtgatccctagtacaaagacttttatcccactctcgttcacgaagaacggaagacgtggaaaacaacctgcaaagcttacgccaattttccaaagggatgaaaactgtgtaaactcacgaaccctctATTTATAGAGAATAGGGTAGCTTGAaaacaaagctagggttttgactattttcctttttcaagactctcctaattatgagagtctttcctaagttacaaatattatgcacaaataattaattaataattaaatagcaaatatttatttatgtgaataaatcacattctaacttaggcaTGAATTAAAACTTAtctcaaacactttaatatggtaatcaaatatgttttgaataatagccatcttgcctagacaaggaaacatcaccataTTGACCAAAGATAGATTTTAGTCACGAATTGGTCCCAAGTCCATGAAGTACTACAAACAGCCCacggattgtttcctactaacgaactttaataaatcactcataacttcatcattataaatcggaattgagtgattcttggctcgtcggattcgtaagctcatccactataa
This is a stretch of genomic DNA from Papaver somniferum cultivar HN1 chromosome 1, ASM357369v1, whole genome shotgun sequence. It encodes these proteins:
- the LOC113271648 gene encoding serpin-ZX-like is translated as MKLVQDLWLNESKNKNLVYSPFSINNALGLLASGARGETLKQILGFLNSESLSTSNSVNSQLIDKLLRKTQTGPKLSFVGGVWIDKSTCSINPSFQEVARAVYKAEAETVDFLNQSSQVLKKVNTWAEKETNGLIKGLLPVNAVNECTQFILANALYFKGSWYKQFEPSKTKISKFHLLNGKQSVDVPFMSSPGDQYISCYDSFKVLRLPYQRDGKIPPHFSMYVILPEQRDGLSEFIEMAISDPSFLNQYLSSDYCSKVPTREFKIPKFKICFDFEAKRVLEKAGVVSPFDESKAELTEMVNLQMVNGNTFISGVFHECFVEIDEKATEAAASTVTVVVTNSRPVDFVADHPFMVIIREEESGVVLFMGHVLNPLSN